The nucleotide window GTCGTCGGGCTTGATCCCGCCGGGTCAGAGTCGGTGCCGTCGAACGCGATCGAGCTGACCACCGTAGATCCGGACGCAGAGAAGGCACCGGTTCCCACCGGGCTGACTCTGGGCGAGGTCAACAAGAACGATGTCACGCTCAACTGGACTGCCTCCGACGGCGCGCTGTTCTATCACGTCTTCCGTGCCGACCCGCAGGCTGATGGGTCCGTCGGAGAGATGAAGCTCGTCGGGCGTGCTGACGGAACCACGTTCAAGGACACCGGTGTGCTCACCACCGTCGAGTATGTGTATGCGGTGGCCGCAGTGAACGCGGGCGGTGTTTCGGCGCAGTCCGAGACCGTCACCTCGCCGGCCGCCACCACGCTCGTGCGGCAGGCCGAACGGCTTGACCGTTCGCCGGTGGCAGTAGCGTCTGATGACGGGGTGTACCTCGGCTGGCGCATGCTGGGCCTGGATCCCGAGGAAATCGGGTTCCACGTCTACCGCGACGGGGACCGGATCACCACTGAACCGGTGACCTCGAGCACCAACCTGCTCGACGCCGACGGCGCTGCGGATTCCACGTACCGCATCAGCACCGTGGTGAACGGGACCGAGCGCTGGGCAACCGGCGACTTCACGGTCTGGGATTCACAGGCCCTCGACATCCCGCTGGACAAGCCTGCCGACGGCGTCACGAAGGACGGCCAGCCGTACAGCTACCGTGCCAACGATGCCTCCATCGGCGACCTGGACGGGGACGGCCAGTACGAGATCGTGCTCAAGTGGGACCCGACCAATTCGCAGGACAACTCGAAGGGCGGCTACACGGGCAACGTCTATGTGGACGCGTATGAGCTGGACGGCACCCGCCTCTGGCGCATCGACCTCGGGAAGAACATCCGGGCCGGCGCACACTACACGCAGTTCCAGGTCTTCGATCTGGACGGCAACGGCACCGCCGAAGTCACCATGAAGACCGCTGACGGAACCGTGGACGGAGCGGGCGCCGTTATCGGCGACGCCCGGGCCGACTACCGGAACTCCGGCGGATACGTCCTCACGGGTCCCGAGTTTGTGACGGTGTTCAACGGTGCCACGGGTGCGGCGGTCGACACGACCGACTACATCCCGGCACGCGGAGACGTCGGCGCCTGGGGCGACACCTACGGAAACCGGGTCGACCGGTTCCTCGCCGGAGTGGCCTACCTCGACGGCGAGAAGCCGAGCGTTGTATTCAGCCGCGGTTACTACACGCGGGCTGTGATCGCCGCCTACGACTTCGACGGCACCACGCTGACATCACGCTGGACCTTCGACTCGGACGAGTCAGGGGACCAGTACCGCGGACAGGGCAACCACCAGTTCTCGGTTGCCGATGTCGACGGTGACCAGAAGGACGAAATCATCTTCGGGTCGATGACCATCGACGACGACGGCACCGCGCTCTACAACACCGGCCTCGGCCATGGTGACTCCCTGCACGTGTCGGACTTCGATCCGACCCGTGCTGGGCTCGAGGTGTTCGCGGCTCACGAGGATATGGGCGCATCGGGCAACACGGGCGCAACCTTCCGTGATGCAGCCACCGGCGAAGTGATCTGGTCCATCCCGGCAACCCGGGACACAGGTAGGGCTGCCATGGGTGACATTGACCCGCGGCACCCCGGTGCAGAGGGTTGGGCGGTCGGCGGTGACGCGGCATGGAACTCCCCGGTTGGTCAGCTGCGCGCAAGCAACGGCGACCTGATCGCGGAGCAGATCCCTGCGGCGAACTTCCTGACCTGGTGGGACGGTGACCTGCTTCGGGAGATCACGGACCACGAGTGGACGGAAGAAACCCGCACTGGCGTGCCGACCATCTCGAAGTGGAACCCGGAAACCAGTTCGGAGGATGTTCTCTACCGTGCGGACGGCACACTGACGAACAACGACACCAAGGGCACACCGGCCCTTCAGGCTGACCTGTTCGGAGACTGGCGCGAGGAGATCGTCACGCGCACCGACGATTCAACCGCCCTGCGCATCGCCACCACGGTGAACGTGACAGAGCACAAGCTGCGCACCCTGCAGTCCGATCCGGTCTACCGCCTCGGGGTTGCCTGGCAGAACACCTCCTACAACCAGCCTCCGCATACCTCGTACTTCCTGGGTGAGGGTATGGAGCAGCCGAAGGCACCGAGCATCGCCTACACCGGCGAGGAACCGGCGCCGGGCGAACTCGTCAAGCCATCCGTTACACCGGACGCACCGGTGAAGGATGACCTGACGGACGGGAACCAGCTGGATCTCGGTCTGGCGAAGCAGAAGTTCCCGCGTGGCGCTTCGGACGTCACAGTCTCCAACCTGCCGGCAGGTGAGTGGGTGCATGTCTACCTCAGCGAAACCGCCCTGGGCTGGTTCCTGGTGAACGACGACGGCGCCATCACCCTCACGACGCCGGAAGACACCCGGCCGGGAGACAACCGTCTGGTGGTCCATACGGCTGATTCCGAGCTGCTGGGCTGGGACCGACTGAAAGTGGTGGGCCCACCGACCCGCTAACCAACCCACGTTGGTTTGGCAGCACACGCCCTGAATAGCCCGCTATAAGGGGTGTGTCCTGCCAACTCACGGGGTTTGGGCACATGAGAAGCGAGGGTCCCCATGGATGCATCCATGGGGACCCTCGCTCTGTGAGCTCGCTACTTTGTGCGCTCGCGCTTACTGCGGCGGGCGTGTCATCGAGAGCACGTCGAGCGCCTCATCCAGCTGCGCTTCCGTGAGTTCCCCGCGCTCCACATATCCGAGCGCGACGACGGCCTCCCGGACCGTGAGCCCCTCGGCGACAGCCTTCTTGGCAATTTTCGCGGCGTTCTCGTAGCCGATGTACTTGTTCAGCGGCGTCACGATCGACGGCGACGCCTCGGCAAGGAAGCGCGCACGCTCCTCATTGGCCGTGAGTCCGTCGATCATCTTGTCCGCCATCACCCGGCTGGTGTTGGCGAGCAGGCGGATGGACTCGAGCAGGTTGGCGGCCATCACCGGAATGCCGACATTGAGTTCGAATGCACCGTTGGTCGAGGACAGCGCAATGGTGGTGTCATTGCCGATGACCTGGGCGGCAACCATGATGGCGGCCTCGCAAATCACGGGATTGACCTTGCCCGGCATAATCGAGGATCCCGGCTGCAGGTCGGGAATGGCGATCTCACCGAGACCGGTATTGGGACCGGAACCCATCCAGCGCAGGTCATTGTTGATCTTCATGAACGAGTACGCAATGTTCCGCAGCTGACCCGATGCCTCAACCAGTCCGTCGCGGTTCGCCTGCGCCTCGAAGTGGTTGCGTGCTTCGGTGAGCGGCAGCCCGGTGTCTCCAGCGAGCAGTTCGATCACGCGTGCGGAGAAGCCGGCGGGGGTATTGATGCCCGTTCCGACGGCGGTGCCTCCCAGGGGAACCTCGGCAACACGGGGGAGGGACGCGTTGATGCGCTCGACGCCGTAGCGGACCTGGGCAGCGTAGCCTCCGAATTCCTGTCCGAGCGTGACGGGGGTGGCATCCATGAGGTGCGTGCGGCCGGACTTCACGACGCCCTTGAACTCCTCTGCCTTTCGCTCAAGCGACTCCGCCAGGTATTCAAGTGCCGGGATCAGGTCAGTGATCAGCGCGGAGGTTGCGGCGACATGAACGGACGTCGGGAACACGTCATTGGAGGACTGCGACGCGTTGACGTGGTCATTGGGATGGACCACCTTGTCGCTGCCGCCCTCCTTCAGCGCACGTGTTGCGAGCTCGGCGAGAACCTCGTTGGTGTTCATGTTCGAGGAGGTTCCGGACCCGGTCTGGAACACGTCAATGGGGAAGTCGCCGTCGTACTTTCCGGACGCAACCTGGTCTGCAGCGGCTTCGATGGCGCGTGCGAGCTCGTCGTCGAGCACTCCCAGCTCGGCATTGGCGGTGGCCGCCGCCTTCTTGATTCGTGCCAGCGCTTCGATGTGCGTCCGCTCCAGCGTCTTGCCGGAGATCGGAAAGTTTTCTACGGCACGCTGTGTCTGTGCTCGGTAGAGGGCGTTTGCGGGAACCCGAACCTCGCCCATGGTGTCGTGTTCGATGCGGTAGTCGACGTTGTCCTGGGAATCAATTGTCATGCGCCAATTCTCGCCTGTGGCGCGGGGCGCCACAAATCACAGACTGCCCAGTTGCGAAACGAGGTCGGCCTTGCCTTCATCCAGATGGTAGGTAACGCCGACGACGGCGGTGGACCCGTTTTCGACGGCGTCGGCGATGACGCGGGACGAGTCCACCAGCCGCTGTGCGGTCTGCCGGATGTGTTCCTCCACTGCGGCGTTGATGTCGGTGTCACCATTGCGGCGTGCGGTCAGCACGGAGGAGGTGATGCGTTCAACCAGGTCGCGGATGAAGCCCACAGGCATGGTTCCGGAGTCGATGGCGTTGGCAGTGGCCGTGACTGCACCACAGGAATCATGTCCGAGGATGACGATGAGCGGCACGTTGAGGACGCTCACGCTGTATTCAAGCGACCCGAGCACCGCGTCATCAATCACTTGCCCGGCCGTACGGACGACGAAAATGTCGCCGAGTCCGACGTCGAAAATGATCTCGGCAGCCAGACGGGAATCCGAGCAGCCGAAAATGACAGCGAAAGGATCCTGGGTATTCACCAGCGACGCGCGACGGGAGGCGTCCTGATTGGGGTGGGACGACGAGGAGGAAATGAACCGTGCATTTCCATCACTCAGTTTCTGCCAGGCTTCAGCGGGAGTCAGTTGCTCGTTCACGGATTTCACTCTACTGCTACTGCCCTTTTCAACGCCCGGTTGGTGACCGTACGTTGAGGGCTAGCCCAGATCGTTGAGCACGGCGCTGCCGAGGACATCGAACTGGGCGAGGTCCGCCGTCCCGTTCAGGATGAGCGTGAAGCCGCCCTGTTCGGTGGTGAGGAATGCATCGCCGGAGGTGCTGTCGAGCAGTTCCCAGGTAACGCCGTCGATCACGCGTTGTCCGGCGGGTTCTGCGCCTTCAAGGCGCTGCGACAGCCAGGTGGGGTTGGAGTTGTTGGTCTGTGTGACCTGAATGAACTCGCGTTCGGGTGTGAGATAACCCACTTCCCAGAAGGCAACGCCGTCTGATGCGGTTCCCGTCCAGCGTGCGTAGTTGGAGGTCCAGCCGTCCGGAAGAACAGCCGCGGCAGGCTCGTAACCGGCGGCGTCCTCCGCCTGGGAGGCGATGGTGGCGACGTCGATGTCCCGCGTGTAGGTTTCGGCGGTGTGCGTGGGATTGAGCAGTACCACGAAGAGCACGAGCGCCAGGGTGACGGCAGTGGCGATGAACATGCCGATGGATGAGGCGTTGGCGCGCTTTGCCTGCTTGGCCGTGAGCACCGGGGTTGCCGGTGCCTCCTGCTGGTTCTCCTGGGTATTGCTCACCCCTCCATTGTCCCTCACGCCGCATGCGTCACGAAAAATGGCCGGAGAGCGGCGCCGCACTATGATTGCGGAAGAGGAACCGCTAATTCAACGATGAGGTAAACGTGTCCGACACCGCAAAAAACGCGCAGTATTCCACCCTTTCACCCGCCCTCGCAGTGGGGGATGACGAGCCGGACCGCAACCTGGCCCTGGAGCTGGTGCGCGTCACCGAAGCCGCAGCCATTGCCGGCGGGCACTGGGTAGGCTTCGGCGACAAGAACAAGGCCGACGGCGCCGCCGTTGACGCCATGCGTTCCCTCCTCTCAACCGTCCACTTCAACGGCGTTGTGGTCATCGGCGAGGGCGAGAAAGACGAAGCGCCCATGCTCTACAACGGTGAGCATGTAGGGGATGGCAGCGGTCCCGAGTGCGACGTCGCGGTGGACCCGATCGACGGCACCCGCCTGACGGCGCTGGGCATCAACAACGCGCTCGCGGTTCTGGCTGTGGCCGAGCGCGGGACCATGTTCGACCCCTCGGCCGTCTTCTATATGGAGAAGCTGGTCACCGGTCCGGAAGCCGCGGACATGGTGGACCTCCGCCTTCCCGTGAAGCAGAACCTGCACCTGATCGCCAAGGCCAAGGGCAAGAAGGTCAACCAGATCAACGTCATGATCCTCGACCGCGACCGCCACCGCCCGCTTGTCCAGGAGATCCGCGACGCCGGTGCCCGCACCCGGTTCCTCATGGACGGCGACGTCGCAGGTGCCATCGCGGCCGCCCGTGAAGGCACCGACATCGATGCCCTGATGGGTATCGGTGGAACACCGGAGGGCATCGTTGCTGCGTGTGCGATCAAGTCGCTGGGAGGCGTGATCCAGGGCCGGCTCTGGCCCACCAGCGACGAGGAGAAGCAGAAAGCGCTCGACGCCGGCCATGACCTTGAGCGCGTCCTCTCCACCAATGACCTGGTCACCAGTGACAACTGCTACTTCGCTGCAACCGGCATCACCGACGGCGACCTGCTGCGGGGCGTCCGCTATTCCGGCGGCAAGGTGCTCACCCAGTCGATCGTGATGCGCTCGAAGTCGGGCACCATCCGTGTAGTTGACGGCGAGCACCAGGCCCACAAGTGGGAGAGCTACGCGCGCTTGAGCTAGGTTTCGGTGACGCCCGTGCCGGCTGGCGCTCGCTGGCGCTAGCGATTCGGCCAGGCGATAGCGGTTAATCCCTATCGCTTGGCCGCACTGCTATCGAATGGCAAGAACGCTATCGCCGCAGCCCCGCCGTTCGGTCGCGGTCGACTATAAAGTACGACGGCGCCGGGCCGGCTTTGGCTCGTCGCCGGACTTGTTCGGTGCTTGCCAGTTATCCACAGGTGCCGCCTCTGTCGTGGCGCATCTCATGTCCCACCCGGCAGGGTAAGAGGTGTGAACCTTCCGGCAATCCAGAGCGCAGCAGACCGTCCCCTCGATGAGGAATGGCCGCGCCGGCTGGCCAGGGGCGCACGGCGCGGAAGCCTGGTCCGCATCCGCCAGGGCTGCTACGTCGATGCCATCAAGTGGAAAGCCTTGGACGCCAACCAGCAATACCGGTTGACCCTTCGGGCGGTGCTTCGGACGTCGAACACGCCACCGCTCTTCGCCGAGGAATCAGCGGCTTTCCTGTGGGGCCTGCCGCTGCCCGAAACACCGACGATGGTGGACACACTGGTGCCGCGGGGCTCCGGCAGGAGGACCGGCAACGGTGTCCGCCGTATCGTCCGGCCTGCTGTTGGTCCGTCCGTGCCGATTGGCAGCTTTATGGTTACCGGAAAGATTCAGACGGCGGTTGAGCTGGCCTTGCGTTACGACTTTCCCTGGGGCGTCGCAGTGATGGACAGGGCGCTGAATGCGGCGCGGCTTCCGGTCGAACGCCGCGCCGACCCAGTCAGCAAGCCGGAAGTCGCAGCGTACATAGAGACCCTGCCTACTGCCCGCGCCCGACGAAAAGCCACACGGGTGCTCGATTTTGCCGACGGACTCGGGATGCTGCCCGGTGAGTCACTGAGCCGGGTCCACATGGCGGCCTGCGGTTTCGAGGCACCTGAACTGCAGTACGAGGTCTATGATTCCGAGGGCCATGCCGCAACCGTGGACTTCTATTGGAAGGCAGCCGGTATCGTCGGCGAGTACGACGGTCTTACCAAGTACCTCAAACCCGAGTATCTCCGAGGCCGAACTGCGTCTCAGGTGGTCATCGATGAGAAGATCCGGGAAGACCGCATTCGCAGCACAGGCCGGCACGTGGTGCGCTGGCTTTGGAAGACTGCGGTCTCCCCGGCGGCGTTGGAAAGGTGCCTGCGGGCGGCGGGCGTACCGCAAAACGCGACGCCGCTCGTCTTTTGATAGCAAACTTGCCATGCGAGAGGGGTTAGCCCCTACCCGATGGCTGAAACGCTATCCCGTGGCGAGAGCGCTATCGCGAGTCAAGATCGCTGGCCCCCCAACGCTCGCTGCGCTCGCAGCCGAACCCTGCCGATAGCGCCTGCTGGCCTCCCACACCTCGCTGGCGCTCGCAGCGGAACCCTGCCGATAGGCTTGGCACCATGAACCTCGTCATTGCTCCGTGTTGGAACGCGCCCGAATGGGACGCAGCGGTCAACCGCCTGAATGGTCACCCGCAGCAGCTGTGGGGGTGGGGGCAGACGAAGGCCGACCACGGCTGGCGGACTGACCGGCTCCTCCTGAACAGGGACGGCGAAACCATTGCGTGTGCCCAGATCCTGATCCGGCGGCTGCCCCTGCCGTTCCGCGCCCTCGTCTATATCCCGCGCGGTCCTGTATGCAACGCGGGGGACGCCCAGGAAGTCCTCGAAGCACTCGGCAACTACGCCCGCGACGCTTACGCAGGCACCGTGCTCAGCATTGAGCCGGATTGGGACGCGGACTCGGACTTCTCCGGAGCAGTGCGTTCTGCAGGCTTCCGTGCCACCGAGAACACCATCCTCATTCCGCGGACGCTCATCCTCGACCTGTCGTGCACCGAGGACGAGCTGCTCGCCGGGATGTCGAAGAAGCACCGCCAGTACATCCGCAAGTCCGCTCGGGAAGAACTCGAATTCCGTGAGGTCACCCGGGAGGAGATCCCTGACTGCCTCACGGTCTACCGGGAAACGGCGGAGCGTGCCGGCTTCGGCATCCACGAGGACGGCTACTACCTCGACATCCACCAGAACCTCGGGGCTGCTTCACCCGTGTACGCAGCCTTCCAGGGGCGCACCATGGTGGCGTTCCTTTGGCTGTCTGCTAGCGATCACACCGCCTTCGAACTGTACGGCGGCATGACGGAGGAGGGCGAACGGCTCCGGGCCAACTACGCCCTCAAATGGCTTGCCATCCGCGAGATGAAGGAGCGCGGCGTCGAGCGTTATGACTTCAACGGACTCCTGAATGACGGCGTGTCCAAGTTCAAAATGGGCTGGGCCAAGCACGAGAACCTGCTGATGGGTACCTGGGACAAGCCGCTGTCACCGCTCTACCCGGTGTACGCCACGGCGATGCCACTGGCGCGCAGGGGAATCTCCGCAGCACGCGGCGCTGTGGGCACACTGAGGACAAAAGCTATGCCGGCGCTCAGAAACAAGGCGCTGCCAGCACTCAGGGACAAAGCCCTGCCGGCCCTCAAGTCTAAGGTTGCGTCTCTTCGTGGCGGCCGCGGACAGGCCCCAACCCGCCAGGATTAGAATCTCCGGCGGCACCCACGGTGACGGCGAAGGCGACGGCGGTGCTGTCGCCGTCGTCGTCTGTGGTGTCCGTAGTGTCCGACGCCAGGCGTGCCATCACCGGGGACTCGTTGGCAGGGATGAAGGCGCTCTGTCCGCGGTGCAGGATGAGGTCGCCCTTGGGTGAGTCCAGCACCACGGTTCCGGATACCACCAGCACCACTGTGGGTCCGTTCTGGGCGATCGGAATGTCGGCTGAGGCGGCGTCGTCCCCGAAGGAAACAGGAAGCTCAAGGCGCTGCAGCTGGAACTCGTCGAACGGCGGGCAGTACAGCTCCTGTCCCAGCGGCGTGGATTCCGGGTCGAGCAGCGGAAGGGCCAGCGGCGCAAACTCCACCGTCTTCAGCAGTTCGCCGGTATCAACGTGCTTGGTGGTCAAGCCGCCGCGCAATACATTGTCAGAAGACGCCATCACCTCAATGCCCAGGCCCTCAAGGTACGCGTGCACGTTGCCTGCGGGCAGGTACAGCGCCTGACCGGGGTGCAGGGTGACCCTGTTGAGGAGGAGTGCCACCAGCACGCCCGGATCGCCCTGGTGGTGTCCGTTGAGCTGCAGGACCGTCTCCGCTGCCGCACGCAGAAGCGGGTCAGCGGAGTCGGGAAGCCCCTTGTCCAGCGCCTCGACCACCCCTTCAACGGCAGCCCGTGTGTCGGCTCCTCCGCTCAGCAGCCGGGTGAAGGCTTCGCGCAGTGCTGCCGCTTCATCGGGGATGCCGAGGTCGGCGACGACGGAGCTCAGGAGGGCAGGTATCGGGCCCTGCTGCTTCTCGAGCAGGTCCATAAGACCCGTGAAGATCCGTGCCGCTTCGGTCGGCGCACGGAATCCGCACAGCGCATCGAAATCGGTGAGCGCGAAGATCAGTTCGGGCTTGGAGAACGCATCGCGGTAGTTCCGGTGCGCAGCATCCTGTGGGACCGATGCAGCGTTCTCCCGGTCGAATCCCTCGCGCGCC belongs to Arthrobacter tumbae and includes:
- a CDS encoding DUF4245 domain-containing protein produces the protein MSNTQENQQEAPATPVLTAKQAKRANASSIGMFIATAVTLALVLFVVLLNPTHTAETYTRDIDVATIASQAEDAAGYEPAAAVLPDGWTSNYARWTGTASDGVAFWEVGYLTPEREFIQVTQTNNSNPTWLSQRLEGAEPAGQRVIDGVTWELLDSTSGDAFLTTEQGGFTLILNGTADLAQFDVLGSAVLNDLG
- a CDS encoding lipid II:glycine glycyltransferase FemX, which gives rise to MNLVIAPCWNAPEWDAAVNRLNGHPQQLWGWGQTKADHGWRTDRLLLNRDGETIACAQILIRRLPLPFRALVYIPRGPVCNAGDAQEVLEALGNYARDAYAGTVLSIEPDWDADSDFSGAVRSAGFRATENTILIPRTLILDLSCTEDELLAGMSKKHRQYIRKSAREELEFREVTREEIPDCLTVYRETAERAGFGIHEDGYYLDIHQNLGAASPVYAAFQGRTMVAFLWLSASDHTAFELYGGMTEEGERLRANYALKWLAIREMKERGVERYDFNGLLNDGVSKFKMGWAKHENLLMGTWDKPLSPLYPVYATAMPLARRGISAARGAVGTLRTKAMPALRNKALPALRDKALPALKSKVASLRGGRGQAPTRQD
- the glpX gene encoding class II fructose-bisphosphatase, coding for MSDTAKNAQYSTLSPALAVGDDEPDRNLALELVRVTEAAAIAGGHWVGFGDKNKADGAAVDAMRSLLSTVHFNGVVVIGEGEKDEAPMLYNGEHVGDGSGPECDVAVDPIDGTRLTALGINNALAVLAVAERGTMFDPSAVFYMEKLVTGPEAADMVDLRLPVKQNLHLIAKAKGKKVNQINVMILDRDRHRPLVQEIRDAGARTRFLMDGDVAGAIAAAREGTDIDALMGIGGTPEGIVAACAIKSLGGVIQGRLWPTSDEEKQKALDAGHDLERVLSTNDLVTSDNCYFAATGITDGDLLRGVRYSGGKVLTQSIVMRSKSGTIRVVDGEHQAHKWESYARLS
- a CDS encoding class II fumarate hydratase; amino-acid sequence: MTIDSQDNVDYRIEHDTMGEVRVPANALYRAQTQRAVENFPISGKTLERTHIEALARIKKAAATANAELGVLDDELARAIEAAADQVASGKYDGDFPIDVFQTGSGTSSNMNTNEVLAELATRALKEGGSDKVVHPNDHVNASQSSNDVFPTSVHVAATSALITDLIPALEYLAESLERKAEEFKGVVKSGRTHLMDATPVTLGQEFGGYAAQVRYGVERINASLPRVAEVPLGGTAVGTGINTPAGFSARVIELLAGDTGLPLTEARNHFEAQANRDGLVEASGQLRNIAYSFMKINNDLRWMGSGPNTGLGEIAIPDLQPGSSIMPGKVNPVICEAAIMVAAQVIGNDTTIALSSTNGAFELNVGIPVMAANLLESIRLLANTSRVMADKMIDGLTANEERARFLAEASPSIVTPLNKYIGYENAAKIAKKAVAEGLTVREAVVALGYVERGELTEAQLDEALDVLSMTRPPQ
- a CDS encoding carbonic anhydrase, with product MNEQLTPAEAWQKLSDGNARFISSSSSHPNQDASRRASLVNTQDPFAVIFGCSDSRLAAEIIFDVGLGDIFVVRTAGQVIDDAVLGSLEYSVSVLNVPLIVILGHDSCGAVTATANAIDSGTMPVGFIRDLVERITSSVLTARRNGDTDINAAVEEHIRQTAQRLVDSSRVIADAVENGSTAVVGVTYHLDEGKADLVSQLGSL
- the manA gene encoding mannose-6-phosphate isomerase, class I, whose protein sequence is MYQLDNPLRPYTWGSTTAIAELLGRTPSGGPEAELWIGAHPDSPSTVLGHGDTGTSLDALIASDGDRALGAPTREAFGDRLPFLMKVLAAAAPLSLQVHPSPEQAREGFDRENAASVPQDAAHRNYRDAFSKPELIFALTDFDALCGFRAPTEAARIFTGLMDLLEKQQGPIPALLSSVVADLGIPDEAAALREAFTRLLSGGADTRAAVEGVVEALDKGLPDSADPLLRAAAETVLQLNGHHQGDPGVLVALLLNRVTLHPGQALYLPAGNVHAYLEGLGIEVMASSDNVLRGGLTTKHVDTGELLKTVEFAPLALPLLDPESTPLGQELYCPPFDEFQLQRLELPVSFGDDAASADIPIAQNGPTVVLVVSGTVVLDSPKGDLILHRGQSAFIPANESPVMARLASDTTDTTDDDGDSTAVAFAVTVGAAGDSNPGGLGPVRGRHEETQP